Sequence from the Longimicrobium sp. genome:
CGACGAGATGAAGCTTCACTACATGACCCGGCCCGAGCAGTCCATCCTCCCCTACACGCTCGTCTTTGAGCGGATGATCGACACCGGCCCCTTCCCGATGAGCCGCTGACGTCTCGCCTTTGCAGCCGCCCGGTCGAACGAAAAGCCTCCCCACGGTATGGGAGGCTTTCCGTTATCGCTGCGGCACATCCGTCCGCTTCAGCCCCGGCGCGCGGGGCGAAACCGGGCTTACTGCGTAAGTGCGTCGATACGGCGCAGGAGGGCGCGCCACACCATCACCTGCGCCTGGTCGCCGGGAAGGACGAACTCGTCGTTGCCCACCCGGGCGCGCAGGGTGTCGGCCGCGGCAAGCGTCCGCAGGTCGGCCAGGGGGATCGAGTAGCCGAGCGCCTCGTCCACCTTCACCATCCCGCCGCCGGCGTGCACGTCACCGTCGTGCACCGCCTGGCCCAGGTTCACTCGCGGGCCCTTGTTGCTGATGAAGATCAACTCGCTGTTCTGCAGGTACTGCCACCCGTCATAGCTTCCCGTCTGCATGACGAACACCACGTCGCGCGGCCGCCGGGGTTCCCGCCCGGGCGTGGTGAACGAGGTGGTGGTCATCACCAGCTCTCCGGGGGAGAGCGCGGTGCCCGGCATGGCGATGGCGCCATTGGCGGTCATCGTGTGCTCGTTCTTGAACTCGTCGTACGCCGACACGATCGACTTGTCGGCGGTTTCCGGGCTGAACCGGAGGGCGGCCTGAACCGAGCACGCGGCCAGCGACAGCGTCAGCACGGTCCCGGCGAAAGCAGCGAACCTCATCGTGGAGCCTTTTCGTGGAGATGGTGGGAACGGGGAGCATCCCGGCGGGGGCAGCATGCCAGAGATGACGGACAAGATGGCAAACATCTGTGTGCCCCGCTACCCCCGCTCGAACCCGACGGGTTACAAATCTTGCATAACCCTGTGGGAGGGATACGCACGACTGACGAGGAACGGGCATGACGACGACGGGAGAGGCGTGATGAAACTGCTGGTGATTCGCCACGGGGTGGCGGGCGAGCGCGAGGACTGGGCGGCACGGAGCGGAAAGCCCGATGCCGAGCGGCCGATGACGGGTGAGGGACGGCGGAGGATGCGGCGCGGCGCGCGCGGGCTGCGCCGCATCGTTCCCGACATCGACGTGCTGGCGTCGTCGCCGCTCGTGCGGGCCGTGCAGACGGCCGAAATCATCACCGCGGCGTACGGCGGGTCGCTGGCCATCGAGACGGTGGACGAGCTCTCGCCCGAGCGCCGGCCCGACGAGCTGCTGGGCTGGCTTCGCGCGCAGCAGCCCGGCGCCACCGTGGCCGTGGTGGGCCACGAGCCGCACCTGGGCTTCCTGGTAGGCTGGCTGCTGACGGGGCGCAACGACTCGTTCGTCGCCTTCAAGAAGGGCGGCGCCGTGCTGCTGGACTTCGACGATCCCCCGGTAGGCGGCAACGCGGTGCTGGCCTGGGCCATCGCGCCGCGGCAGCTGCGCTGGCTGGGCGAGCGGCAGTGAGCGGCCCCGCGCTGCTGGACCTGGGCGCCCCGCGCGCCGCCCGCTGGCTGGCCCTGCGCTTTCTGGAAGAGGCGCGCACCGGGCGCACGCGCCTGGGGGACGCGGAGGATTCGGAGGCGCTCCACGACTTCCGCGTGGGCCTGCGCCGGCTTCGCAGCACCGTGCGCGCCTACCGCGAGCACCTGGACGACAGCGTCGGCGGCAAGGACCGGGGG
This genomic interval carries:
- a CDS encoding SixA phosphatase family protein → MKLLVIRHGVAGEREDWAARSGKPDAERPMTGEGRRRMRRGARGLRRIVPDIDVLASSPLVRAVQTAEIITAAYGGSLAIETVDELSPERRPDELLGWLRAQQPGATVAVVGHEPHLGFLVGWLLTGRNDSFVAFKKGGAVLLDFDDPPVGGNAVLAWAIAPRQLRWLGERQ
- a CDS encoding CHAD domain-containing protein, which encodes MSGPALLDLGAPRAARWLALRFLEEARTGRTRLGDAEDSEALHDFRVGLRRLRSTVRAYREHLDDSVGGKDRGRLKRLAAATGDSRDGEVMIAWMQKHAGGLSEVEAPGAAWMLD